In a single window of the Peromyscus maniculatus bairdii isolate BWxNUB_F1_BW_parent chromosome 16, HU_Pman_BW_mat_3.1, whole genome shotgun sequence genome:
- the Fabp7 gene encoding fatty acid-binding protein, brain, with amino-acid sequence MVEAFCATWKLTDSQNFDEYMKALGVGFATRQVGNVTKPTVIISQEGGKVVIRTQCTFKNTEISFQLGEEFEETSIDDRNCKSVVRLDGDKLIHVQKWDGKETDCVREIKDGKMIVTLTIGDTVAVRCYEKA; translated from the exons ATGGTGGAAGCTTTCTGTGCCACCTGGAAGCTGACTGACAGTCAGAATTTTGATGAGTACATGAAGGCTCTGG GTGTGGGCTTTGCCACTAGGCAAGTGGGAAATGTGACCAAACCGACGGTGATAATCAGTCAGGAGGGTGGCAAAGTGGTGATCAGGACCCAGTGCACATTCAAGAACACAGAGATCAGTTTCCAGCTGGGGGAAGAGTTTGAGGAAACCAGCATCGATGACAGGAACTGTAAG TCTGTTGTTCGGTTGGATGGAGACAAGCTTATTCATGTTCAGAAATGGGATGGCAAAGAAACAGATTGTGTAAGAGAAATCAAGGATGGCAAAATGATCGTG ACTCTGACCATTGGTGACACTGTTGCTGTGCGCTGTTATGAAAAGGCGTAG